The window GCAGCTCCTCGATCTCGCCGGCCTGCACGCCCCAGAGCTTCACGTAGAGGCCGTCGGCCGGGAGCCAGGCGTCGGGGACGACCGGGAGGGTGTACGGGCCGTCGCCTATGAACACGGCGTCGATAGCGACGCCGAGCACGACCGGCGGGACCAGCCCGGCGACGCGGGCGACGACGTTCGCGGCCATCCCGATCACGAGCCAGTGGGCCTCGCCGGCGCCGTACTCCCGGACCAGTCGGAGGAGCGGCCGGTCGACCCGATCGCGGTACACCTCGAAGGCGTTGCAGTCGTCGGCAGCCATGGGGATAGCATCCGTGCGAGCCGCATGTATCCGACGGCTTCGGTCGGTTCGGCCGGGTTCGACGAACGCCCGGGCCGGCACCGTCCGGTTTAAGCCGAACGGAGACCATAATATCGCATCGCGGTCGTAATCGACGATGAGTGACGCACTGTCCGAGGGAGACGCCCTCCGCCGCATGTACCGGATCACCGCCGACCAGGAGCGTCCCTTCGAGGAGAAGCTTCCAGACCTGCTGGATCTCGGTCGCGCGTACCTCGACGTGGAGACCGGCTTCCTCACCGAGATCGACGGCGAGACGCAGGTCATCGTGGACGCGCGGGGCGACCACGAGCTGCTTCAGGCCGGGCGGAGCTGCCCGCTGTCGAAGGCGTACTGCAGGCGGACCGTGGACATGGACGGCGCGCTGACGGTCCAGCACGCCCGCGTGGAGGGGTGGGAGAGCGACGCCGCCTACGAGGAGTTCGGGCTGGAGGCGTACATCGGCGCGAAAGTCGTGGTCAGCCGCGAGGTGTACGGGACCTTCTGTTTCGCCGATACGGTGGCTCGGGACCGTCCCTTCTCGGAGGACGAGGAGACGTTCGTGGAGCTGTTGGCCCAGTGGGTCGGCTACGAGCTGTTCCGGAAGCAGGCGACCGAACGCATGCAGCGGCAGCGCGACCAGTTGGAGGAGTTCTCCCGCGTCGTCTCGCACGACGTCCGGAACCCGCTCGGGATCCTCGACGGCTACCTCGACATGGCGGAGGAGACCGGCGATCCGGAGCACTTCCAGCGGTGCCGCGACGCGGTCGACCGGATGGAGTCGCTGATCGACGACCTGCTCTTCCTCACCCGCGAGGGACAGACGATCGGGGGACGCGAGGAGGTCGACCTCGGGGACCTCGCCCGCGAGTCCTGGTCGTTCGTGAGCGCCGGGGACGCGACGCTGGCGGTCGACACCGACCGCGTCGCCCTCGGCGACTGGAGCCGCCTCCAGCAGGTGTTCGAGAACCTGTTCAGAAACAGTGTGGAGCATGGCTCCACTAGCAGCCGGGCGGAGCCCGGCGACAGTGTCGAGCACGGCGGCGCCGACGTGGCGATCCGAGTCGGCGACCTCCCG is drawn from Halorubrum sp. CBA1229 and contains these coding sequences:
- a CDS encoding GAF domain-containing sensor histidine kinase; protein product: MSDALSEGDALRRMYRITADQERPFEEKLPDLLDLGRAYLDVETGFLTEIDGETQVIVDARGDHELLQAGRSCPLSKAYCRRTVDMDGALTVQHARVEGWESDAAYEEFGLEAYIGAKVVVSREVYGTFCFADTVARDRPFSEDEETFVELLAQWVGYELFRKQATERMQRQRDQLEEFSRVVSHDVRNPLGILDGYLDMAEETGDPEHFQRCRDAVDRMESLIDDLLFLTREGQTIGGREEVDLGDLARESWSFVSAGDATLAVDTDRVALGDWSRLQQVFENLFRNSVEHGSTSSRAEPGDSVEHGGADVAIRVGDLPDGSGIYVEDDGAGIPEAERDEVFVDGYTTGASGTGLGLTIIQQVVSAHGWEIAVTESAAGGARFEITGMEFVGDGTNGDR